The following coding sequences lie in one Ignavibacteria bacterium genomic window:
- a CDS encoding tetratricopeptide repeat protein has product MKRIFVFSMTAILLVLSLSAFQCSSTEMTSAKLYIQQKNYPKAMEALQKELQKNPKNDEAYYFLGYLYSEQGDYTKMMDAFNKSLAISNKFAKNIDDTRKYNWMNSFNKGVAFFNKATKAQAQDSVKMYYDKAVQSFNDGIAVEPDSADTYKNLAFALLSANRTDEAVAPLEKLRSVKKSADSYKLLGQIYNQQGSTEMNKYKQSKTPEDSVKAMQAFDKAVNVLEEGRKLFPDDQDILLHLSNAYISANKASVAMETFKTGVEKDPQNQYYRYNYGTLLLQAADVDSKAANYDKALSEYQEAADQFTKAMELDPKYHNAIFNLGVTYVKWGTALREQSDKLNKENPEYKNKYQQALPYLQKVTELKPDDPIAWDTLAKVYAVLGMSKESQEAFAKADQLRK; this is encoded by the coding sequence ATGAAACGGATTTTTGTTTTCTCAATGACAGCAATCCTGCTGGTACTCAGTTTAAGTGCATTCCAGTGTTCTTCAACTGAAATGACCAGTGCTAAGCTCTATATCCAGCAGAAGAACTATCCGAAAGCGATGGAAGCTTTGCAAAAAGAACTGCAGAAAAATCCTAAAAATGATGAAGCATACTACTTCTTGGGCTATCTCTATAGCGAACAGGGCGACTATACAAAGATGATGGATGCTTTTAATAAATCATTGGCAATCAGCAACAAATTTGCAAAGAATATTGACGATACCAGAAAGTATAACTGGATGAACTCCTTTAACAAGGGTGTTGCATTCTTTAACAAGGCTACCAAAGCCCAGGCACAGGATAGCGTAAAGATGTATTACGACAAGGCTGTTCAGTCTTTCAACGACGGTATTGCAGTTGAGCCCGATTCAGCCGATACTTATAAGAACCTGGCTTTTGCCCTCCTTTCAGCAAACCGTACAGATGAAGCTGTTGCTCCTTTGGAAAAACTCAGAAGCGTTAAAAAATCAGCTGACTCTTACAAACTGCTCGGCCAGATCTACAATCAGCAGGGCTCTACTGAAATGAATAAATACAAGCAGTCAAAGACTCCTGAAGACAGCGTAAAAGCTATGCAGGCATTCGACAAGGCTGTTAACGTTCTGGAAGAAGGAAGAAAACTCTTCCCGGATGATCAGGACATTCTTCTTCACCTTTCAAATGCTTACATTTCAGCAAACAAGGCCTCTGTTGCAATGGAAACATTCAAAACAGGCGTTGAAAAGGATCCGCAGAACCAGTACTACAGATACAACTACGGTACCCTTCTTCTTCAGGCCGCTGACGTCGATTCAAAAGCAGCCAACTACGATAAAGCTCTTTCTGAATACCAGGAAGCAGCCGACCAGTTTACAAAAGCCATGGAACTTGATCCTAAGTACCACAATGCCATATTCAACCTTGGCGTTACTTATGTAAAGTGGGGAACAGCTCTTCGCGAGCAGTCTGATAAGCTGAACAAGGAAAATCCTGAATACAAGAACAAATACCAGCAGGCACTGCCTTATCTGCAGAAAGTAACTGAACTTAAGCCTGATGATCCTATTGCATGGGATACTTTGGCTAAGGTATATGCCGTTCTTGGTATGAGCAAAGAATCACAGGAAGCTTTTGCAAAGGCAGATCAGTTAAGGAAGTAA
- a CDS encoding adenosine deaminase produces MELEQIIRTVPKVLLHDHLDGGLRPQTVIELANDIGYKKLPTKDPKELAEWFHRGANKGNLVEYLQGFEHTCAVMNNKEALTRVAYEMMEDMKRDGVCYVETRFAPVFHTSKGIYYDDVVAAVLEGLDKGKRDFGVGYGLILCGMRNMTNNLEIAELAVNFRNQGVVGFDLAGEEGGYPPKKHLDAFQFIQRSNFNITVHAGEAFGKESIWQALQWCGAHRIGHATRLTEDIVLDKKGNVVSLGELAQYILDKRIPLEICLLSNVHTGAIDKIENHPFGYLYKEKFRVSINTDDRLMSDTTMTKEFLTAIQYFHITLDDIEKITINAMKSAFIPYKERLHYIYNVIKPGYQAMRENLLSLNFNRDYEKAI; encoded by the coding sequence TTGGAACTTGAACAGATCATACGTACGGTACCGAAAGTACTGCTTCACGACCATCTTGACGGCGGCTTAAGGCCGCAGACTGTTATTGAGCTTGCAAACGACATTGGATATAAGAAACTCCCGACAAAAGACCCAAAAGAGTTAGCCGAGTGGTTCCACCGCGGGGCAAACAAGGGAAACCTGGTAGAGTACCTTCAGGGCTTTGAACATACATGTGCCGTTATGAATAACAAGGAGGCACTTACAAGGGTTGCCTATGAAATGATGGAAGACATGAAACGTGACGGCGTCTGCTACGTAGAGACGCGTTTTGCACCGGTCTTTCACACATCAAAAGGGATTTATTACGACGACGTTGTAGCAGCCGTCTTAGAAGGGCTTGACAAGGGCAAAAGGGATTTCGGAGTCGGTTACGGGCTTATACTTTGCGGCATGAGGAATATGACAAACAACCTGGAGATAGCCGAACTGGCCGTTAATTTCAGGAATCAGGGCGTTGTGGGTTTTGATCTGGCAGGTGAAGAAGGAGGCTACCCCCCGAAGAAACACCTGGACGCCTTTCAGTTTATTCAGCGCTCTAATTTCAACATAACCGTTCATGCCGGGGAGGCCTTCGGAAAGGAATCCATCTGGCAGGCTCTGCAGTGGTGCGGTGCTCACCGCATTGGGCACGCAACGCGCCTGACTGAAGACATCGTACTCGACAAGAAAGGCAATGTTGTAAGCCTTGGTGAACTTGCCCAGTATATACTCGATAAGCGTATTCCGCTTGAGATTTGTCTTTTAAGCAACGTGCATACGGGTGCAATAGATAAAATTGAGAACCATCCTTTCGGGTACCTTTACAAGGAAAAATTCCGCGTTTCAATTAACACGGATGACCGCCTGATGAGTGATACCACGATGACAAAAGAGTTTCTGACTGCCATCCAGTATTTTCATATCACGCTCGATGACATTGAAAAAATTACTATAAATGCGATGAAGTCGGCTTTTATTCCGTATAAGGAACGCCTCCATTACATTTATAATGTTATTAAACCAGGCTATCAGGCCATGAGAGAGAATTTATTATCATTAAACTTCAACAGGGATTATGAAAAAGCTATTTAA
- the hutU gene encoding urocanate hydratase, whose protein sequence is MQTNLKSGITAPHGTTLSCKGWIQEAAMRMLMNNLDPEVAENPDQLIVYGGKGKAARNWDCYNAIVKTLQELESDETLLVQSGKPVAVFRTHKDAPRVIISNSMLVPKWATWDEFRRLEALGLTMYGQMTAGSWIYIGTQGILQGTYETFAECARKHFSGTLAGKFLLTAGLGGMGGAQPLAATMNGAAFLGIDVDRARIQKRIDTGYVDVMTESLDEALSLVLKAKESLTPLSVGLVGNAGEILPEILRRNITPEVLTDQTSAHDTLNGYVPMGMTFQEALSLRELNPEKYIRLAKETIVEHVKAMLEFQKRGAITFDYGNNIRGEAKDNGLENAFDIPGFVPEYIRPLFCDGKGPFRWAALSGDPEDIFVTDRAVMDAFPENKSLINWIEKAQKRVHFQGLPSRICWLGYGERAKMGKIFNELVRDGKVKAPIVIGRDHLDCGSVASPNRETEKMLDGSDAIADWPILNALLNSIGGASWVSVHHGGGVGIGNSIHAGMVVVADGTEEAARRLERVLTYDPGMGIVRHADAGYKQAIDNAKELGIKIPML, encoded by the coding sequence ATGCAAACGAACCTTAAAAGCGGCATTACAGCTCCGCACGGCACAACCCTCAGCTGTAAAGGATGGATTCAGGAAGCAGCAATGAGAATGCTGATGAACAACCTGGATCCTGAAGTTGCGGAAAATCCCGATCAGCTCATTGTCTATGGCGGCAAAGGAAAGGCTGCCCGCAACTGGGACTGTTACAACGCCATTGTTAAAACTTTGCAGGAATTAGAAAGCGACGAGACTTTACTTGTACAATCGGGTAAACCCGTTGCGGTTTTCAGAACACACAAGGATGCCCCAAGAGTTATTATATCCAACTCCATGCTGGTTCCCAAGTGGGCAACGTGGGATGAATTCAGGCGTCTTGAGGCCTTAGGGCTTACAATGTACGGCCAGATGACGGCAGGAAGCTGGATTTACATAGGGACACAGGGCATTCTTCAGGGGACATACGAAACTTTTGCCGAGTGCGCCAGGAAGCATTTTTCAGGCACGCTGGCAGGGAAATTCCTTCTGACGGCGGGTCTTGGAGGAATGGGCGGAGCCCAGCCTTTGGCTGCAACCATGAACGGTGCAGCATTTTTAGGCATTGATGTGGACAGGGCAAGAATTCAGAAAAGAATTGATACCGGTTACGTGGACGTTATGACTGAAAGCCTGGATGAAGCATTAAGCCTTGTGCTTAAGGCAAAGGAAAGCCTGACTCCCCTTTCAGTTGGCCTTGTTGGAAATGCGGGCGAGATACTTCCTGAAATTTTAAGACGAAACATCACTCCTGAGGTTCTGACGGACCAGACCTCAGCCCACGACACTCTGAACGGATACGTTCCCATGGGAATGACTTTTCAGGAAGCGCTCTCCTTAAGAGAGCTTAACCCTGAGAAGTACATACGCCTGGCAAAAGAGACCATTGTAGAGCACGTAAAAGCCATGCTGGAATTCCAGAAAAGGGGCGCCATAACGTTTGATTACGGCAACAATATAAGAGGCGAAGCCAAAGACAACGGTCTTGAGAACGCATTTGACATACCGGGCTTTGTACCTGAATATATACGTCCCCTTTTCTGCGACGGCAAGGGGCCTTTCCGCTGGGCTGCACTCTCGGGAGATCCGGAAGACATCTTTGTTACAGACAGAGCGGTTATGGATGCCTTCCCGGAGAATAAGTCACTTATTAACTGGATTGAAAAGGCGCAGAAGAGGGTTCATTTCCAGGGGCTGCCAAGCCGGATATGCTGGCTAGGGTATGGCGAAAGAGCGAAGATGGGGAAAATATTTAACGAACTCGTAAGAGATGGCAAGGTTAAAGCCCCGATTGTAATTGGAAGAGATCACTTAGACTGCGGTTCGGTTGCCTCTCCGAACCGTGAGACCGAGAAAATGTTAGACGGAAGCGATGCTATTGCCGACTGGCCGATCTTAAATGCACTTCTTAACTCAATTGGAGGAGCAAGCTGGGTATCGGTTCACCACGGCGGCGGCGTAGGCATCGGTAATTCAATCCATGCCGGTATGGTAGTAGTTGCCGACGGGACAGAAGAGGCTGCCAGGAGGCTGGAGAGGGTATTGACTTATGACCCCGGAATGGGTATTGTAAGGCATGCTGATGCAGGTTATAAACAGGCCATTGATAATGCTAAAGAGCTTGGTATAAAAATACCAATGCTTTAG
- a CDS encoding phosphoglycerate dehydrogenase translates to MKVLVADKFPEHYLQQMRDMGLEVIFAPKLGENDLPANISDIDILVVRSTIVNAETIKKSDKLNLIVRAGAGVNNIDIAASNQKGVYVANCPGKNSVAVAELAVGFMIALDRRIPGNVIDFKAGKWNKAEYSKAEGLMGKNLALIGVGNIGKEVAHRALALGMNVYGKDISRIEGVAIKDFSEMDQILPIADVISIHLPLTNETRNLFDKKMFSYVKPGAIFINTSRAEIVDEEALIEAVKTKGIKAGLDVFKDEPEGKSGEVCSPLQELENVYVTHHIGASTEQAQNAVAEETVKIIKNFIKSGVIANWVNRAKKTDAQYQLVIKHFDRPGVLAEIFSILREGHINIEEVENVIFEGGIAACCTMKINKPATSEMLKGFRENENVLSISHVTI, encoded by the coding sequence ATGAAAGTCTTAGTAGCTGACAAGTTCCCCGAACACTATCTCCAGCAGATGAGAGATATGGGTTTGGAGGTTATATTCGCCCCAAAACTTGGCGAAAATGATCTGCCTGCAAATATCAGTGATATTGACATTCTTGTAGTACGTTCGACAATTGTAAATGCCGAGACTATAAAGAAAAGCGACAAGCTGAACCTTATTGTAAGGGCAGGTGCCGGAGTAAACAACATTGACATAGCCGCTTCTAACCAGAAGGGTGTTTATGTTGCAAACTGCCCCGGAAAGAACTCCGTTGCTGTTGCTGAGCTGGCGGTGGGCTTTATGATTGCCCTGGACAGAAGAATTCCAGGTAACGTAATAGATTTCAAGGCGGGGAAATGGAATAAAGCCGAGTATTCCAAAGCCGAGGGACTTATGGGTAAGAACCTTGCGCTTATTGGCGTCGGCAATATAGGTAAAGAAGTTGCCCACAGGGCTCTGGCCTTAGGGATGAACGTATACGGCAAGGATATTTCACGCATTGAAGGCGTTGCAATTAAGGACTTTTCTGAAATGGATCAGATACTTCCTATTGCAGACGTTATATCAATCCACCTTCCGCTTACAAATGAAACCCGCAACCTTTTCGATAAAAAGATGTTCAGCTATGTTAAGCCGGGCGCAATTTTTATCAATACCTCGCGTGCTGAGATAGTGGATGAGGAAGCCTTAATTGAAGCTGTTAAGACAAAGGGAATTAAAGCAGGTCTTGATGTCTTTAAGGATGAGCCCGAAGGAAAATCGGGCGAAGTCTGCTCACCTCTTCAGGAGCTTGAGAATGTTTACGTAACTCATCACATAGGGGCCTCTACAGAACAGGCGCAGAATGCTGTAGCAGAAGAAACAGTAAAAATAATAAAGAACTTCATCAAGAGCGGCGTAATTGCAAACTGGGTAAACCGCGCAAAGAAGACAGACGCACAGTATCAGCTTGTAATAAAGCATTTCGACCGCCCGGGTGTTCTGGCTGAAATATTTTCCATTCTAAGGGAAGGGCATATAAACATTGAAGAAGTTGAAAATGTTATCTTTGAGGGCGGAATAGCCGCCTGCTGTACAATGAAGATAAACAAGCCTGCAACGAGTGAAATGCTGAAGGGTTTCCGTGAAAATGAAAATGTCTTAAGCATATCGCATGTAACTATTTAA
- the rplS gene encoding 50S ribosomal protein L19, translating to MDNLKEFVADQIKTDLPEFNPGDHIRVHVRVIEGDKERIQPFEGDVISIRGGGVSKTFTVRKISSGVGVERIFPMNSPKIAKIEVLKQGDVRRAKLFYLRNLSGKAARIKNKAK from the coding sequence ATGGATAACTTAAAAGAATTTGTTGCGGATCAAATTAAAACCGACTTGCCGGAATTTAACCCTGGCGATCATATTCGCGTACACGTTAGAGTAATCGAAGGTGATAAAGAAAGAATTCAGCCTTTTGAAGGCGACGTTATCTCAATCAGAGGCGGCGGCGTCAGCAAAACCTTTACTGTTAGAAAGATCTCCTCAGGCGTTGGAGTAGAAAGAATTTTCCCGATGAATTCTCCTAAAATTGCCAAGATCGAAGTCCTTAAACAGGGCGACGTCAGAAGAGCAAAACTCTTCTACCTTAGAAATCTTTCGGGTAAGGCTGCAAGAATTAAAAATAAAGCTAAATAA
- the trmD gene encoding tRNA (guanosine(37)-N1)-methyltransferase TrmD: MRIDIISAVPDLLTSPLNTSIIKRAQDFKKVEIVVHNLRDYAHDKHKTIDDKPFGGGAGMLLKPEPFFECIEYLFSQRKYQHVIYSCPKGKIFNQQLANKFSIAENLMVIAGHYKGIDDRVREAFATDEISIGNFVLSGGELPALVVVDAIVRLIPGVLGDSESALEDSFQDGNIVEAPYFTRPADYRGLKVPEVLLSGNFKKIKDWKAEQSTILTEKWKKINSSE, translated from the coding sequence ATGAGGATTGATATAATTTCTGCGGTTCCGGATCTGCTTACTAGTCCGCTTAATACAAGCATTATCAAAAGAGCGCAGGATTTTAAGAAAGTTGAAATTGTAGTTCATAACCTGCGCGACTATGCGCACGATAAACATAAGACAATTGACGATAAGCCTTTCGGTGGAGGAGCTGGCATGCTCCTTAAACCTGAACCGTTCTTTGAATGCATTGAATATTTGTTCAGCCAGAGGAAATACCAGCACGTAATTTATAGCTGTCCTAAGGGAAAAATATTTAATCAACAACTGGCCAATAAGTTCTCTATTGCTGAAAACTTAATGGTAATTGCTGGTCATTATAAGGGAATTGACGACAGGGTTAGAGAAGCTTTCGCTACAGACGAAATTTCAATAGGCAACTTTGTCCTCAGCGGCGGGGAACTGCCCGCTCTGGTCGTTGTCGATGCTATTGTTAGACTCATTCCCGGAGTCTTGGGCGATAGCGAATCAGCACTGGAAGATTCTTTCCAGGATGGGAATATTGTTGAGGCCCCTTACTTTACCCGTCCGGCTGATTACCGGGGCTTGAAAGTGCCTGAAGTACTCTTATCGGGGAACTTTAAGAAAATTAAGGACTGGAAAGCTGAACAGTCCACGATATTAACTGAAAAATGGAAAAAAATAAATAGTTCGGAGTAG
- the rimM gene encoding 16S rRNA processing protein RimM produces the protein MKIVSEYYLIAEIKSLFETGGFVNVIPYSDSPERLMKLNDVYIDVFGDKKKFSVEKVIHTGKVWSVKFKNFNSAREVEFLLGKRIFVDQDNLIGLEENTYFIHDLIGSRVFRNGGLIGNLVDVLSLPANDVYVIKDLSEGELLIPAVSDYVESFDPINKILVLRPGGDIFEEEDDED, from the coding sequence TTGAAAATAGTGAGTGAGTATTATTTAATAGCTGAAATAAAAAGCCTCTTCGAAACGGGAGGCTTTGTAAATGTAATCCCTTACTCAGATAGTCCTGAACGGTTAATGAAGCTTAATGACGTCTATATTGACGTCTTTGGCGATAAAAAGAAGTTCTCTGTTGAGAAGGTAATCCATACGGGCAAAGTATGGTCTGTTAAGTTTAAGAATTTTAACAGCGCCCGCGAAGTTGAATTCCTCCTCGGCAAAAGAATCTTCGTGGACCAGGATAATCTGATCGGTCTTGAAGAAAATACCTATTTTATTCACGACCTGATCGGCAGCCGGGTCTTCCGTAATGGCGGGCTCATTGGTAATCTGGTTGACGTTCTCAGCCTTCCTGCCAATGATGTCTATGTCATTAAGGACTTATCTGAAGGGGAATTACTGATTCCTGCTGTTAGTGACTATGTCGAGAGTTTTGACCCCATTAACAAGATTCTGGTCTTAAGACCAGGCGGTGATATTTTCGAAGAAGAGGACGATGAGGATTGA
- a CDS encoding KH domain-containing protein, producing the protein MKEFIEFIAKHLVDNPDGVSIEEKSSEDNKIVLSLKVSAEDVGKVIGKQGKTAQAMRTLLTAVAAKEGKRVVLEILD; encoded by the coding sequence ATGAAAGAATTCATTGAATTTATCGCAAAGCATCTTGTGGACAACCCAGATGGCGTAAGTATCGAAGAAAAAAGCTCGGAAGACAATAAGATCGTGCTGTCTCTTAAAGTCAGTGCGGAAGACGTTGGTAAGGTGATTGGTAAGCAGGGCAAAACTGCTCAGGCTATGAGAACATTGCTGACAGCTGTCGCTGCTAAAGAAGGCAAACGCGTAGTTCTGGAAATTCTGGACTAA
- the rpsP gene encoding 30S ribosomal protein S16 produces MAVKLRLRRMGKKKQPIYKVVAADSRAPRDGKFLEAIGLYNPLTDPATIDIKEDRALYWLGVGAQPTDTVKNLLSKKGILLKKELSKKGLPETEANSKFEAWSKLNEAKVGSAKKQSKSGAAEGTASAKEQPKEVTEVKSTTSDENPA; encoded by the coding sequence TTGGCAGTTAAGCTAAGATTAAGAAGAATGGGTAAAAAGAAACAGCCGATTTATAAAGTGGTTGCTGCTGATTCACGCGCCCCAAGAGATGGAAAGTTTTTGGAAGCTATTGGATTGTATAATCCGCTTACCGATCCTGCTACTATCGATATAAAAGAAGACAGGGCTCTTTACTGGCTTGGAGTTGGTGCCCAGCCTACAGACACCGTCAAAAACCTTTTAAGCAAAAAGGGTATTTTGCTCAAAAAGGAATTGTCAAAAAAGGGTCTGCCTGAAACAGAGGCAAATTCTAAATTTGAAGCGTGGTCTAAACTTAATGAAGCCAAAGTTGGTTCGGCCAAAAAACAGTCTAAATCTGGTGCAGCAGAAGGGACAGCATCAGCTAAAGAGCAGCCAAAGGAAGTCACGGAAGTAAAGAGTACTACTTCCGATGAAAATCCTGCCTAA
- the ffh gene encoding signal recognition particle protein: MFEDLTYKLETALKKISGQGRLTESNISDSLREIRRVLLDADVNYKVAKKFIDDVNAKAVGREVLNSITPGQQITKIIYDELTALMGNSQSEIKLSGSSPSVILMVGLQGSGKTTFSAKLAKSLKSKNRKVLLVADDVYRPAAIDQLKQLGSQISVPVFSADHKDAVKIAKDAVSYAKENGLDTLIIDTAGRLHVDEEMMQEVSAIKQNVNPSETLFVVDSMTGQDAVNSARAFHEKVNFDGIVLTKLDGDTRGGCALSIRAVVDKPIKFISLGEKLDSIEPFYPERMASRILGKGDIVSLVEKAQEQFDEVEAQELEGRLRENKFDFEDFLKQIKMIKKMGSLKSIIGMIPGIGSQIKNADIDDKQLLRVEAIIQSMTKQERSAPKILNGGRRKRIARGSGTSIQEVNRLIKQFQEMQKMMKMINSSSMGGRKNPFAGLKNFKIN, encoded by the coding sequence ATGTTCGAAGATTTAACATACAAGCTGGAAACAGCTCTTAAGAAAATAAGTGGACAGGGTAGATTAACTGAAAGCAATATTTCCGATAGCTTACGTGAGATACGCCGTGTACTTTTAGATGCTGACGTTAACTATAAAGTCGCAAAAAAGTTTATTGATGACGTTAATGCTAAGGCCGTGGGACGCGAAGTCCTGAACTCTATTACCCCCGGCCAGCAGATAACAAAGATTATATATGATGAACTGACTGCCCTTATGGGCAATAGCCAGTCCGAAATAAAACTAAGCGGTTCTAGCCCTTCGGTAATCCTGATGGTAGGCCTTCAGGGAAGTGGTAAAACCACCTTTAGCGCTAAACTGGCTAAATCGCTTAAATCCAAAAATAGAAAAGTTCTTTTAGTTGCTGATGACGTTTACAGGCCTGCTGCTATAGATCAGCTTAAGCAGCTGGGAAGCCAGATCAGCGTTCCGGTTTTTTCGGCAGACCACAAGGATGCCGTTAAGATTGCAAAGGATGCCGTCTCCTACGCAAAGGAAAACGGGCTCGATACTTTGATAATAGATACCGCTGGACGCCTTCACGTCGACGAGGAGATGATGCAGGAGGTTTCTGCCATTAAGCAGAACGTTAATCCCTCTGAAACACTCTTCGTGGTAGATTCAATGACAGGGCAGGATGCCGTTAATTCTGCCAGGGCATTCCACGAGAAAGTTAATTTCGACGGAATTGTTCTTACTAAGCTCGATGGCGATACAAGAGGCGGCTGCGCTCTTTCTATTCGTGCCGTGGTGGATAAACCGATTAAGTTTATCAGCCTTGGCGAAAAGCTCGACTCAATTGAGCCTTTTTATCCCGAACGCATGGCTTCCAGAATCCTGGGAAAAGGAGACATTGTCTCTTTGGTCGAAAAAGCCCAGGAACAGTTCGATGAAGTTGAAGCTCAGGAACTGGAAGGCCGCTTAAGGGAGAATAAGTTTGACTTTGAAGATTTTCTTAAGCAAATTAAGATGATCAAAAAAATGGGTTCTCTCAAATCCATTATAGGCATGATCCCGGGCATCGGCTCGCAGATTAAAAATGCCGACATCGACGACAAACAGCTCCTTAGAGTTGAGGCAATTATACAGTCGATGACTAAACAGGAAAGATCAGCGCCGAAAATCCTTAACGGCGGCCGCAGAAAAAGAATCGCCCGCGGCAGCGGAACTAGCATTCAGGAGGTTAACCGCCTGATTAAACAGTTCCAGGAAATGCAGAAAATGATGAAAATGATTAACTCATCATCTATGGGCGGAAGGAAAAATCCTTTCGCGGGACTAAAGAACTTTAAAATTAATTGA
- the atpG gene encoding ATP synthase F1 subunit gamma, with product MATLRDIKRRIIGVKSTQQITKAMKMVAAAKLRRAQENIINARPYSRKISDLFRQLVSIDSNINNPLLAQRPVNNVAVVVVTSDRGLCGGFNMNLIREATRLIHEDYRDYYESGNLYIYPIGKKGADHFSRRNYKMLGELSGVFSDLQFPAAAGIVNDLKKRFLSGEIDRVLVVFNEFKSVMQQRITIEQLLPVPRVTNNDVEGKINTDYIYEPDRTVILNNLLPKHLNSQMWRILLESNASELGARMTAMDMATENAKELIKVLQLRFNRERQAAITTEILEIVSGANALKGE from the coding sequence ATGGCTACATTAAGGGACATCAAAAGAAGAATAATCGGTGTGAAGAGTACGCAGCAGATTACTAAAGCCATGAAAATGGTGGCTGCTGCTAAACTGAGAAGAGCCCAGGAAAACATCATAAATGCCAGGCCCTATTCAAGAAAAATATCCGATCTGTTCAGACAGCTGGTATCAATAGACAGTAATATAAATAACCCGCTTCTTGCCCAAAGACCGGTTAACAATGTGGCTGTCGTTGTCGTAACCTCCGACAGGGGTCTCTGCGGCGGCTTTAATATGAACCTCATACGTGAGGCTACCAGGCTTATACACGAAGACTACAGGGATTATTATGAATCCGGAAACCTTTATATCTATCCAATCGGAAAAAAAGGTGCCGACCACTTCAGCAGAAGAAATTATAAAATGCTGGGTGAACTTTCAGGCGTCTTCTCCGACCTCCAGTTTCCGGCTGCTGCGGGCATTGTAAACGACCTTAAAAAACGTTTCCTCTCCGGGGAAATAGACCGCGTTCTCGTGGTCTTTAATGAATTTAAATCAGTAATGCAGCAGAGAATTACAATCGAACAGCTCTTGCCCGTTCCCAGGGTTACTAATAATGACGTTGAAGGCAAGATAAATACTGACTATATATATGAACCTGATAGAACAGTCATCTTGAATAATCTGCTTCCCAAACACCTTAATTCTCAGATGTGGAGGATTTTACTCGAATCCAACGCTTCTGAATTAGGCGCAAGAATGACGGCCATGGATATGGCTACCGAAAATGCTAAAGAGCTAATTAAAGTTCTGCAGTTGCGCTTTAACAGGGAACGCCAGGCGGCAATTACTACGGAAATTCTGGAGATTGTAAGCGGCGCAAACGCTTTAAAAGGTGAATAA